One Amycolatopsis sp. NBC_00355 genomic window carries:
- a CDS encoding ABC transporter ATP-binding protein — MSTMLEVSGVSHRYGSGPKAHTAVNDLSFTVEAGQLASIVGPSGCGKSTLLRCVAGLTPPTEGRVSLHGDHVSGVPDDLAVVFQDYSRSLFPWLSVQKNVEFPLRWRSISRSERRKRAAEALEQVGLSGVGGKYPWQLSGGMQQRVSIARALASRPSLLLMDEPFASVDAQTRFELEDLTRRVQREQGATILVVTHDIDESVYLSDRVLVLSKSPASIVADLRVDLPADRDQIATRESLEFVTLRGEVARLLHGGSPEEAAKAASDAAEWALAEQAKQRTSSRSRS, encoded by the coding sequence ATGTCAACCATGCTCGAAGTGTCCGGTGTCAGTCACCGCTACGGCTCCGGTCCCAAGGCGCACACCGCGGTGAACGACCTTTCGTTCACCGTCGAAGCCGGGCAGCTGGCCAGCATCGTCGGCCCGTCCGGCTGCGGCAAGTCGACCCTGCTGCGCTGCGTCGCCGGCCTGACCCCGCCGACCGAAGGCCGGGTCAGCCTGCACGGCGACCACGTCTCGGGCGTGCCGGACGACCTCGCCGTCGTCTTCCAGGACTACAGCCGGTCGCTGTTCCCGTGGCTTTCGGTGCAGAAGAACGTCGAGTTCCCGCTGCGGTGGCGCTCGATCTCGCGCTCCGAGCGCCGCAAGCGGGCCGCCGAGGCGCTGGAGCAGGTCGGCCTGTCCGGCGTCGGCGGGAAGTACCCGTGGCAGCTGTCCGGCGGCATGCAGCAGCGGGTGTCGATCGCCCGCGCGCTGGCCAGCCGGCCGTCCCTGCTGCTGATGGACGAGCCGTTCGCGTCGGTCGACGCGCAGACGCGGTTCGAGCTCGAGGACCTGACCCGGCGGGTCCAGCGCGAGCAGGGCGCCACGATCCTCGTCGTCACGCACGACATCGACGAGAGCGTCTACCTGTCCGACCGCGTGCTGGTGCTGTCGAAGTCGCCGGCGTCGATCGTGGCGGACCTGCGGGTGGACCTGCCGGCCGACCGCGACCAGATCGCGACCCGCGAGTCGCTGGAGTTCGTGACGCTGCGCGGCGAAGTGGCACGGCTGCTGCACGGCGGCAGCCCGGAGGAAGCCGCGAAGGCCGCCTCCGACGCCGCGGAATGGGCGTTGGCCGAGCAGGCCAAGCAGCGGACGAGCTCCCGGTCCCGGAGCTGA
- a CDS encoding ABC transporter permease, with the protein MTKLLRGLIGLVGFLLLWEVVVQVGLVSKTFIPPPSVVLVTAGELLGDPSFLRDVVATMLAWFIAILIAVVVGVPAGLLLGSVPVLRNATAAIVEFLRPIPVAALIPLVLLVIGSGPEAKITLAVYAALWPIMFNTIYGLSEIDPVLMETARASGASRFRILSSVALPFTAPFVFTGVRLSATIALIAVVSTEFLAGSEVGLGNFILVASTGSTRFDLVLAGTVVAGVLGYLINEGLELAGRRLFRWSTVDREAIA; encoded by the coding sequence GTGACCAAACTGCTCCGCGGCCTGATCGGCCTGGTCGGCTTCCTCCTCCTCTGGGAGGTCGTCGTCCAGGTCGGCCTGGTCAGCAAAACGTTCATCCCGCCGCCCAGCGTCGTCCTCGTCACCGCCGGGGAACTGCTCGGCGACCCCTCCTTCCTCCGCGACGTCGTCGCGACGATGCTGGCCTGGTTCATCGCCATCCTGATCGCCGTGGTCGTCGGGGTGCCCGCCGGACTGCTGCTGGGCAGCGTCCCGGTGCTGCGCAACGCCACCGCCGCGATCGTCGAGTTCCTCCGCCCGATCCCGGTCGCCGCGCTGATCCCCTTGGTGCTGCTGGTGATCGGCTCCGGCCCCGAAGCGAAGATCACCCTCGCGGTGTACGCCGCGCTGTGGCCGATCATGTTCAACACGATCTACGGGCTCAGCGAGATCGACCCGGTGCTGATGGAGACCGCGCGGGCGAGCGGGGCCAGCCGGTTCCGGATCCTCTCGTCGGTCGCGCTGCCGTTCACCGCGCCGTTCGTCTTCACCGGCGTCCGGCTGTCGGCGACCATCGCGCTGATCGCCGTCGTCAGCACCGAGTTCCTGGCCGGCTCCGAAGTCGGCCTCGGCAACTTCATCCTGGTCGCCAGCACCGGTTCGACCCGGTTCGACCTGGTCCTGGCCGGTACTGTGGTGGCCGGTGTGCTCGGCTACCTCATCAACGAGGGACTCGAGCTGGCCGGCAGGCGGCTGTTCCGCTGGAGCACGGTGGACCGGGAGGCGATCGCGTGA
- the mdlC gene encoding benzoylformate decarboxylase, whose product MLKRTVLDATRELLRDLGLTTVFGNPGTTEVPFLTDWPDDFDYILGLQESAVVAMADAYSQATRQAVLVNLHSAGGVGHALGSVFTAYRNRTPLIVVAGQQVRSLLPHDPFLGAMDAPEFPKPYVKWSIEPATAEDVPAALARAYHVATQAPSGPVFVSVPADDWTVTTERPVISRPRIRGFAPDPEAIAGLAAALEAAERPAIVVGGAVDQDEAVEDAVALAERVNAGVWVAPMSFRCSFPEDHPLFQGFLDPERGAISDKLAAYDLVVVLGAPAFTYHVDRGRGEAPLPPLFVVSDDEQILARAFEGTGIRATLKLGIRALVDAVGETSRPAPAPLERPAKPSGETLTAAYFYATLADLLPDNAIVVEEAPSHRGVLHDHLPITATDTGFLTVSSGALGYGVPAVVGAAIARPDRKVVGVIGDGSSMYGIQALWTAARQELPVTIVILDNTEYAAVRILGDAIGGSKLPGTQLGGIEFSALAASLGCQGIAITEPAALAPALTAALAEDRPTLVHVRVAPENSAIY is encoded by the coding sequence ATGCTCAAGCGCACGGTGCTGGACGCCACCCGCGAACTCCTCCGAGACCTCGGCCTCACCACGGTTTTCGGCAACCCCGGCACCACCGAGGTCCCGTTCCTGACCGACTGGCCGGACGACTTCGACTACATCCTCGGCCTGCAGGAGTCCGCCGTCGTGGCGATGGCCGACGCCTACTCCCAGGCCACCCGCCAGGCCGTGCTGGTCAACCTGCACTCCGCCGGCGGCGTCGGCCACGCGCTCGGCAGCGTCTTCACCGCCTACCGCAACCGGACGCCGCTGATCGTCGTCGCCGGCCAGCAGGTGCGGTCGCTGCTGCCGCACGATCCGTTCCTCGGCGCGATGGACGCCCCCGAGTTCCCGAAGCCGTACGTGAAGTGGTCGATCGAGCCCGCGACCGCGGAGGACGTCCCGGCCGCGTTGGCGCGGGCCTACCACGTCGCGACGCAGGCGCCGTCCGGTCCGGTCTTCGTGTCCGTCCCGGCCGACGACTGGACCGTCACCACCGAACGGCCGGTCATCTCCCGGCCGCGGATCCGCGGGTTCGCGCCGGATCCCGAGGCGATCGCCGGGCTCGCCGCCGCGCTGGAGGCCGCCGAACGGCCGGCCATCGTCGTCGGCGGGGCCGTCGACCAGGACGAGGCGGTCGAAGACGCCGTCGCGCTCGCCGAACGCGTCAACGCCGGCGTGTGGGTCGCGCCGATGTCGTTCCGGTGCTCGTTCCCCGAGGACCACCCGCTGTTCCAAGGCTTCCTGGACCCCGAACGCGGGGCCATCTCGGACAAGCTGGCCGCGTACGACCTCGTCGTCGTGCTCGGCGCGCCCGCCTTCACCTACCACGTCGACCGCGGCCGGGGGGAAGCTCCGCTGCCGCCGCTGTTCGTCGTCAGCGACGACGAGCAGATCCTCGCAAGGGCCTTCGAAGGCACCGGGATCCGCGCCACGCTGAAGCTCGGTATCCGCGCGCTGGTCGACGCCGTGGGTGAGACGAGCCGGCCCGCGCCCGCGCCGCTGGAGCGTCCCGCGAAGCCGAGCGGCGAGACGCTGACCGCGGCCTACTTCTACGCGACGCTCGCGGACCTGTTGCCGGACAACGCGATCGTCGTCGAGGAGGCGCCGAGCCACCGCGGTGTCCTGCACGACCACCTGCCGATCACGGCGACCGACACCGGTTTCCTGACGGTCTCCAGCGGCGCGCTCGGGTACGGCGTCCCGGCCGTCGTCGGCGCGGCCATCGCCCGGCCGGACCGCAAGGTCGTCGGCGTGATCGGTGACGGCTCGAGCATGTACGGCATCCAGGCGCTCTGGACGGCCGCGCGCCAGGAACTGCCGGTGACGATCGTCATCCTGGACAACACCGAGTACGCGGCGGTCCGCATCCTGGGCGACGCGATCGGCGGCTCCAAGCTCCCGGGCACCCAGCTGGGCGGGATCGAGTTCTCGGCGCTGGCGGCGAGCCTGGGCTGCCAGGGCATCGCGATCACCGAGCCGGCGGCCCTGGCCCCGGCGCTGACGGCGGCCCTGGCCGAGGACCGTCCGACGCTGGTCCACGTCCGCGTCGCGCCGGAGAACTCGGCGATCTACTGA
- a CDS encoding copper homeostasis protein CutC encodes MSSKTPLLEVIALDAADAEGAQAGGADRLELVADMAQDGLTPSLETLRDVLSATDLPVRVMLRDNGSFAAGDIEGLRADTARLIEAGAREFVFGFLNVDSEIDLDACEALIKEINGLPWTFHRAIDRTRDPLRAYDQLAALGCDTVLAAGHPNGVGSGLSVLQRLAQRENGPELLVGGGLRAQQVHLLRAGGVRGFHVGSAVRPGGWQAAVDAESVRMWVELVKS; translated from the coding sequence ATGAGCTCGAAGACGCCCCTGCTGGAAGTGATCGCGCTGGACGCGGCGGACGCCGAAGGCGCGCAAGCGGGCGGGGCCGACCGCCTCGAACTGGTCGCGGACATGGCCCAGGACGGCCTGACACCCTCGCTGGAGACCCTGCGTGACGTGCTGTCGGCGACCGATCTCCCGGTCCGGGTCATGCTGCGGGACAACGGTTCCTTCGCCGCCGGCGACATCGAAGGCCTGCGTGCGGACACGGCCCGGCTGATCGAGGCGGGCGCGCGCGAGTTCGTGTTCGGCTTCCTGAACGTCGACAGCGAAATCGACCTCGACGCGTGCGAAGCACTCATCAAGGAGATCAACGGCCTGCCCTGGACGTTCCACCGTGCCATCGACCGTACGCGTGACCCGCTGCGCGCGTACGACCAGCTCGCGGCGCTGGGCTGCGACACGGTACTCGCCGCAGGCCACCCGAACGGCGTCGGCAGCGGGCTGTCGGTGCTGCAGCGCCTCGCGCAGCGCGAGAACGGCCCGGAGCTGCTCGTCGGCGGCGGCCTGCGCGCCCAGCAGGTCCACCTGTTGCGCGCGGGCGGGGTGCGCGGGTTCCACGTCGGCAGCGCGGTCCGGCCCGGCGGCTGGCAGGCCGCCGTCGACGCTGAATCGGTTCGCATGTGGGTGGAACTCGTCAAGTCCTGA
- a CDS encoding ABC transporter permease: protein MSTATLSGRVGRRAVRGATTILRNWLLFAILVVLWEFAARAGGSKFFPPPSEIAVRAVNLWFTGPASQLFLTDTVFDNVLPSLGHMLGGWALAAAVGIVLGVLVGRSAKAMDYLGPLFAFFRSIPPPTLIPVFVVLFGLSSGMQVGSIIFGAIWPVLLNAVDGVRSVDQVKVETARSFRTPKAYWVSMVVLPAAAPKIFAGLRVSLSISLLLMVVSELVGSSFGIGRSLLNAQQDFDFPTMWSWLVLLGILGYVFNTIFLAAERRVLAWQPARLGRD, encoded by the coding sequence GTGAGCACGGCGACCTTGTCCGGACGCGTGGGCAGGCGTGCCGTCCGCGGCGCGACCACGATCCTGCGCAACTGGCTGCTCTTCGCGATCCTCGTGGTGCTCTGGGAGTTCGCCGCCCGCGCCGGCGGCAGCAAGTTCTTCCCGCCACCGTCGGAGATCGCGGTCCGCGCGGTGAACCTGTGGTTCACCGGGCCGGCGTCCCAGCTCTTCCTCACCGACACGGTGTTCGACAACGTGCTGCCCAGCCTCGGCCACATGCTCGGCGGCTGGGCGCTGGCCGCCGCGGTCGGCATCGTCCTCGGCGTGCTGGTCGGCCGGTCCGCGAAGGCGATGGACTACCTCGGCCCGCTGTTCGCGTTCTTCCGCTCGATCCCGCCGCCCACGCTGATCCCGGTGTTCGTGGTGCTGTTCGGGCTGAGCTCGGGCATGCAGGTCGGATCGATCATCTTCGGCGCGATCTGGCCCGTGCTGCTCAACGCGGTCGACGGCGTCCGCTCGGTCGACCAGGTCAAGGTGGAGACGGCGCGCTCGTTCCGGACGCCCAAGGCGTACTGGGTCAGCATGGTCGTGCTCCCGGCGGCGGCGCCGAAGATCTTCGCCGGGCTGCGGGTCAGCCTGTCGATCTCGCTGCTGCTGATGGTGGTTTCCGAACTGGTCGGCTCCTCCTTCGGCATCGGGCGCTCACTGCTGAACGCCCAGCAGGACTTCGACTTCCCGACGATGTGGTCCTGGCTGGTGCTGCTCGGGATCCTCGGCTACGTCTTCAACACGATCTTCCTGGCCGCGGAGCGGCGGGTGCTGGCTTGGCAGCCGGCCCGTCTCGGCCGTGACTGA
- a CDS encoding S53 family peptidase yields the protein MRLRKLVAAAVPLPALLGLAVAVPAAAASEPLVTLSDSAAPLVNSARTGDVGAAQQITAALSLKLHNQQALEKFLADVQNPASPQYHHFLTPAQFNAEFGPTQADVDKAVSFLGKAGATGIEVSGNRQAVTFHGSAAQLEAAFHTRIGTYHDTVSGRDFFANDAAPTVSADVSGVVANVVGLDDHAVRTHSSAAAKAQPNVVKSVTPPVLKTAYGTSGLSATGSGVKVGFVEFDGYKKANVTKYDSTYGLAAGSVTTVPVSGANYDSAPGDGEIEVELDIEVVHALAAAANDYVYEAPNSSAGELAMYQKIASDHTVNVVSISWGACESAEGSSAAKSVSNAIATGTAEGISYFAAAGDDGTTDCYRQTGSTAKAVDFPASSPNVTGVGGTQLTVTSSNGYSSEKAWNDGASNGSTGGGISTVFTAPSWQSTQSTTNRKVPDVAADAASGSGYYIYTAGAWETVWGTSGAAPLWAAFATLQNQVHGGGLGNLNPKFYSIGNGSSYGTGFHDVTTGNNTLHGTTGFTAGTGYDQVTGWGSFKGSGLSGLIG from the coding sequence ATGCGCTTGCGCAAGCTTGTCGCGGCTGCCGTGCCGCTGCCTGCGTTGCTCGGCCTCGCCGTGGCCGTCCCGGCCGCCGCGGCGTCGGAACCCCTGGTCACGCTGTCCGACTCGGCCGCGCCGCTCGTCAACAGCGCCCGCACCGGCGACGTCGGCGCGGCTCAGCAGATCACCGCGGCCCTCTCCCTGAAACTGCACAACCAGCAGGCGCTGGAAAAGTTCCTCGCCGATGTGCAGAACCCGGCTTCGCCGCAATACCACCACTTCCTCACGCCCGCGCAGTTCAACGCCGAGTTCGGTCCGACGCAGGCCGACGTCGACAAGGCCGTCTCATTCCTCGGGAAGGCGGGGGCCACCGGGATCGAGGTTTCCGGCAACCGGCAGGCCGTCACGTTCCACGGTTCGGCGGCGCAGCTCGAAGCGGCGTTCCACACCCGGATCGGGACCTACCACGACACCGTCTCCGGCCGGGACTTCTTCGCCAACGACGCCGCGCCGACCGTGTCCGCGGACGTCTCGGGCGTCGTGGCGAACGTCGTCGGCCTCGACGACCACGCCGTGCGGACGCACTCGTCCGCAGCGGCCAAAGCGCAGCCCAACGTCGTCAAGTCCGTCACCCCGCCGGTCCTCAAGACCGCGTACGGCACCAGCGGCCTCTCGGCGACCGGCAGCGGCGTGAAGGTCGGGTTCGTCGAGTTCGACGGCTACAAGAAGGCGAACGTCACCAAGTACGACAGCACGTACGGCCTCGCGGCCGGCTCGGTGACGACGGTCCCGGTCAGCGGCGCGAACTACGACTCCGCGCCCGGTGACGGCGAGATCGAGGTCGAGCTGGACATCGAGGTCGTGCACGCGCTCGCCGCCGCGGCGAACGACTACGTGTACGAGGCGCCCAACTCGAGCGCCGGCGAACTGGCGATGTACCAGAAGATCGCGTCGGACCACACGGTCAACGTCGTCTCGATCTCCTGGGGCGCCTGCGAATCCGCCGAGGGTTCGAGCGCGGCGAAGAGCGTCAGCAACGCGATCGCGACCGGCACCGCGGAGGGTATCTCCTACTTCGCGGCGGCGGGCGACGACGGCACGACCGACTGCTACCGCCAGACCGGTTCCACCGCGAAGGCCGTGGACTTCCCGGCGTCCAGCCCGAACGTCACCGGCGTCGGCGGCACGCAGCTGACCGTGACCTCGTCGAACGGCTACAGCAGCGAGAAGGCGTGGAACGACGGCGCGTCCAACGGCTCGACCGGCGGCGGCATCTCGACGGTCTTCACGGCGCCGTCCTGGCAGTCCACGCAGAGCACGACCAACCGCAAGGTCCCGGACGTCGCCGCGGACGCGGCCAGCGGCTCGGGCTACTACATCTACACCGCGGGTGCCTGGGAGACGGTCTGGGGCACGTCCGGCGCGGCCCCGCTGTGGGCGGCCTTCGCGACGCTGCAGAACCAGGTCCACGGCGGCGGCCTGGGCAACCTGAACCCGAAGTTCTACTCGATCGGCAACGGGTCCTCCTACGGCACGGGCTTCCACGACGTGACGACGGGCAACAACACCCTGCACGGCACGACCGGCTTCACCGCCGGCACGGGCTACGACCAGGTCACCGGCTGGGGCTCCTTCAAGGGCTCGGGCCTGTCGGGCCTGATCGGCTGA
- a CDS encoding ABC transporter substrate-binding protein, with product MLGNARSSGRVRTRRAALGLALTAAAVTAASGCSALGSDDSNASSTGGGLEKSNLTVSILPTTDLGPFWLAQDGGYFKAEGLEVKSVIAASGQASMTKSIAGEADIALSTYTPFFIAKSTGAADMQLVADGSSVNAKSNAIVTVPNSPVKSIGDLAGKRIAITAKNTASDLLTKSVMKDHGVPSDKVQWVTLALPNIAAALKQGQVDAAYLPEPFITQAAKNVGATPVVDINSGASQNFPLTGYGAPRKWVQSNPKTLAAFQRAMQKATRDAIADRSKVEPLLIKYAKIDADTAKLLTIPGYGSVLDARRMQRVPDLLLQLGAIASAVDAASMIAPQATAS from the coding sequence TTGCTTGGAAACGCCAGGAGCAGTGGCCGGGTTCGTACTCGCCGCGCCGCGCTCGGGCTCGCCCTCACCGCCGCTGCCGTGACCGCCGCCAGCGGTTGCAGCGCGCTCGGCTCGGACGACTCGAACGCCTCGTCGACGGGGGGCGGCCTGGAGAAGTCGAACCTCACGGTGTCGATCCTGCCCACCACCGACCTGGGCCCGTTCTGGCTCGCCCAGGACGGCGGCTACTTCAAGGCCGAAGGGCTCGAGGTCAAGTCCGTGATCGCGGCCAGCGGCCAGGCGTCGATGACCAAGTCGATCGCCGGCGAAGCGGACATCGCGCTTTCCACTTATACGCCGTTCTTCATCGCCAAGAGCACCGGCGCCGCCGACATGCAGCTCGTCGCCGACGGCTCCTCCGTGAACGCGAAGAGCAACGCCATCGTCACCGTGCCGAACTCGCCGGTGAAGTCCATCGGCGACCTCGCCGGCAAGCGGATCGCGATCACCGCCAAGAACACCGCGTCCGACCTGCTGACCAAGTCCGTGATGAAGGACCACGGCGTGCCCTCGGACAAGGTCCAGTGGGTCACGCTCGCGCTGCCGAACATCGCGGCCGCGCTGAAGCAGGGCCAGGTCGACGCCGCCTACCTGCCGGAGCCGTTCATCACCCAGGCCGCCAAGAACGTCGGCGCCACCCCGGTGGTCGACATCAACTCCGGCGCCAGCCAGAACTTCCCCCTGACCGGCTACGGCGCGCCCAGGAAGTGGGTCCAGTCGAACCCGAAGACCCTCGCCGCCTTCCAGCGCGCGATGCAGAAGGCCACCCGCGACGCGATCGCCGACCGGTCGAAGGTCGAGCCGCTGCTCATCAAGTACGCGAAGATCGACGCGGACACGGCGAAGCTGCTGACGATCCCCGGTTACGGCTCGGTCCTGGACGCCCGGCGCATGCAGCGGGTCCCCGACCTGCTGCTGCAGCTGGGAGCCATCGCCTCGGCCGTCGACGCCGCGTCGATGATCGCCCCACAGGCGACAGCCAGCTGA
- a CDS encoding sensor histidine kinase gives MTRRDKRPRKGGEAADPRPAGGRWRLRNWRLGTKLFAVVLIPALAVIALVGLRISTDLRDAQQLAEFATRGRVDSTVAEALHELQRERDLTVRFVAQNRQGDTADLAGQRKRVDQAIGTFERTLADSRPRLDAKAAESLQQTDDRLRVLGGLRFSAEHSAYPADAVLRSYSELISGLLDISDSAAADVSDPELARLRLAGNALARIKDQLSVKRAVMAEALAEGTLSRDRTRALLGAEAELDAAHNDYRTFATPDQQRMYDDTVIGLVVDIGNDMVESALTRTENGQNLSGLDPNQWDTSATHTVNLARQVQQALLVQLQERTDTLASQARTAAIWDGGVVLAVLLVAGVLSVVIARSLLRPLRILRRTALEVAEHRLPAAVQGLLTDPEPAPENLRKRLAVAPVPVFTREEVGQVARAFDAVHGEAVRLAGEQAMLRENVNAMFVNLSQRSQDLVERQLSVLDRMEADEQDPDTLAGLFELDHLATRMRRNSENLLVLSGQDSAREDAGAVAADEIIGAALSEVEHYQRIELGPAPQVAVRGEAVNDLVHVVSELLENATRYSGGGAVTVASAETHDGDWQIEITDHGAGMPQAEIDRTNARLANPPDVDVEVSRRMGLFVVATLAVRHRIDVRLSAAQGSGLVATVLVPTALIVELPPLPAPPPPAEPEHAAEPELLAPLAPLTPPEPEPEGPEELTPPSIEAGPPRRAPVVAREHAPEWPTAEDDIHLDFDAPTERMPAYRDVLSRWFDASAPPEVPRRATEPRPVAEEPRPVEPEPRHALASGLPLREAVPPPPPPPPPPPPPAPVPVAAEPNPDDEDTDPQFAPVPPPVVPPQPPAAIEPEYQWPTPAELEQEDGAEDTWPFLQPADAAASPGAVPEQRPILSLSPEAVRERMTSLQGGFRRGRHARGEDTRNQ, from the coding sequence GTGACCCGTCGCGACAAGCGTCCCCGCAAGGGTGGCGAGGCGGCGGATCCGCGTCCGGCCGGCGGTCGCTGGCGACTGCGGAACTGGCGCCTCGGCACCAAGCTCTTCGCCGTCGTGCTCATTCCCGCGCTGGCCGTGATCGCGCTCGTCGGCCTGCGGATCAGCACCGACCTGCGTGACGCGCAGCAGCTCGCCGAGTTCGCGACCCGCGGCCGGGTCGACAGCACCGTCGCCGAAGCCCTGCACGAACTCCAGCGCGAGCGCGACCTCACCGTCCGGTTCGTCGCGCAGAACCGCCAAGGCGACACCGCCGACCTCGCCGGCCAGCGCAAACGCGTCGACCAGGCGATCGGGACGTTCGAGCGGACCCTCGCCGACAGCCGGCCGCGTCTCGACGCGAAGGCCGCGGAAAGCCTGCAGCAGACCGACGATCGGCTGCGTGTGCTCGGCGGCCTCCGGTTCTCCGCGGAGCACTCCGCCTACCCCGCCGACGCCGTGCTCCGCTCCTACAGCGAGCTGATCTCCGGCCTGCTCGACATCAGCGACTCCGCCGCGGCCGACGTCTCGGACCCCGAGCTCGCGCGGTTGCGTTTGGCGGGCAACGCACTGGCGCGGATCAAGGACCAGCTGTCGGTCAAGCGCGCGGTGATGGCGGAGGCGCTCGCCGAGGGCACGCTGAGCCGCGACCGCACGCGCGCGCTGCTCGGCGCGGAAGCCGAGCTCGATGCCGCGCACAACGACTACCGCACCTTCGCGACCCCTGACCAGCAACGGATGTACGACGACACGGTGATCGGCCTGGTCGTCGACATCGGCAACGACATGGTCGAGTCCGCGCTCACCCGCACCGAAAACGGCCAGAACCTCTCGGGCCTCGACCCGAACCAGTGGGACACCTCGGCGACGCACACGGTGAACCTCGCCCGCCAAGTGCAGCAGGCGTTGCTGGTCCAGTTGCAGGAACGCACGGACACCCTCGCGTCGCAGGCCCGCACGGCGGCGATCTGGGACGGCGGGGTCGTCCTCGCGGTGCTGCTCGTCGCCGGGGTGCTCTCGGTCGTCATCGCGCGGTCCTTGTTGCGCCCCTTGCGGATCCTGCGCCGCACGGCCCTGGAGGTCGCCGAGCACCGGCTGCCCGCGGCGGTGCAAGGCCTGCTCACCGACCCGGAACCCGCGCCGGAGAACCTGCGCAAACGTCTCGCCGTCGCCCCGGTTCCGGTGTTCACGCGCGAAGAAGTCGGCCAGGTGGCGCGCGCGTTCGACGCGGTGCACGGCGAAGCCGTCCGGCTGGCCGGGGAACAGGCGATGCTGCGCGAGAACGTCAACGCGATGTTCGTCAACCTCTCGCAGCGGAGCCAGGACCTGGTCGAACGGCAGCTTTCGGTGCTGGACCGGATGGAGGCCGACGAACAGGACCCGGACACCCTGGCCGGGCTGTTCGAGCTCGACCACCTCGCGACGCGGATGCGGCGCAACAGTGAGAACCTGCTGGTCCTGTCGGGTCAGGACTCCGCGCGGGAGGACGCCGGCGCCGTCGCGGCGGACGAGATCATCGGCGCCGCGCTCTCGGAGGTCGAGCACTACCAGCGCATCGAGCTCGGCCCGGCGCCGCAGGTCGCGGTCCGCGGTGAGGCCGTCAACGACCTCGTGCACGTCGTTTCGGAGCTGCTGGAGAACGCGACGCGCTACTCCGGCGGCGGCGCCGTCACCGTGGCCAGCGCCGAAACCCACGACGGCGACTGGCAGATCGAGATCACCGACCACGGCGCCGGCATGCCGCAGGCCGAGATCGACCGCACCAACGCGCGCCTGGCGAACCCGCCGGACGTCGACGTCGAGGTGTCGCGCCGGATGGGCCTGTTCGTGGTCGCGACCCTGGCCGTGCGGCACCGGATCGACGTCCGGCTGAGCGCCGCCCAGGGTTCCGGGCTGGTCGCGACGGTGCTGGTGCCGACCGCGCTGATCGTCGAGCTGCCGCCCCTGCCCGCGCCGCCGCCACCCGCCGAGCCCGAGCACGCCGCGGAACCCGAACTGCTGGCGCCGCTCGCCCCGCTCACGCCGCCGGAGCCGGAGCCCGAGGGTCCGGAAGAGCTGACGCCGCCGTCGATCGAGGCCGGCCCGCCGCGCCGCGCGCCGGTGGTGGCGCGCGAGCACGCCCCGGAGTGGCCGACCGCGGAAGACGACATCCACCTCGACTTCGACGCCCCGACCGAGCGGATGCCCGCTTACCGCGACGTCCTGTCCCGCTGGTTCGACGCGTCCGCGCCACCCGAGGTGCCGCGCCGGGCGACCGAGCCGCGCCCGGTCGCCGAAGAGCCCCGCCCCGTCGAACCCGAGCCGCGGCACGCGCTGGCCTCGGGGTTGCCGCTCCGCGAGGCCGTGCCGCCACCCCCGCCGCCACCGCCACCCCCGCCGCCGCCCGCTCCGGTGCCGGTGGCCGCCGAGCCGAACCCCGACGACGAGGACACCGATCCCCAGTTCGCGCCGGTGCCCCCGCCCGTCGTGCCCCCGCAGCCGCCCGCCGCGATCGAGCCCGAGTACCAGTGGCCGACCCCCGCGGAGCTGGAGCAGGAGGACGGCGCCGAGGACACCTGGCCGTTCCTGCAGCCCGCCGACGCGGCCGCCAGCCCGGGAGCGGTGCCGGAGCAGCGGCCGATACTCTCTCTTTCCCCGGAGGCGGTGCGCGAACGGATGACAAGCCTGCAAGGCGGCTTCCGGCGAGGGCGGCACGCGAGGGGAGAAGACACCCGGAACCAGTGA